In Planktothrix sp. FACHB-1365, the genomic stretch CAAAAGGTTTGTAAATTAGTCACTTGTAAGGTACTATTATAAATGAAGGGAAACCATTTTAACTGGACGCTGAAAATAATAATAAATAGTAATCCGGTAAAAAATGTCGGTAAGGAAAACCCAATAAAGGAAACGGTTGTTACGATTTGATCTAAAATAGAATAGCGTTTTAATGCTGAAATAATTCCCAAAGGAAAGGCGAGTATAACTGCTAACAGATAAGCTAATCCCATAATCCATAAAGTTGTGGGTAAACGTTGTAAAATTAATCCTAAAACCGGGCTGCGACTGGTAAAGGAATAACCTAAGTCTCCTTGCAAAAATGCCCAAACCCATTTTAAATACCGAATGGGAATCGGTTGATCTAAACCCAAAGATCTACGAATATTTTCTCTCACTTCGGGTGTAATTGAAGGATTCGTGGCAAATTCTCCCATCGGATTTCCGGGGGCTAATGCTAAGATGAGAAATACAACAAGACTAATGGCTATTAGGGTGGGAATTGAGGTTAGAATGCGGTTGATGAGGTATCGGGTCATGGGGAATATAAAAATAATAAAAGATAGCCCTGAAGGGCTTACTACGAGCTTACTACGGGGTTTTTTTCCAATCTTTGATGTTCCAGACGGTTAAATCCCAGGGAGTTAATTTTACACCCGTTAAGTTTTGATTAACTCCTCCCACTTCGGCGCGGTGAACTAAGGGAATTACAATCGTATTATTGACTAACATATCATTCATTTTAATCCAAATTTGTTTTTGCTTTTCGGGGTCAATTTCAGTGGTGGCTTGTTCCCAAAGCGCATCATAAGCTGGATTACAATAGCGAGAAACATTATCCCCTGTCCAGTTATTTGCTTTTTGAGGAATGTCATCACAGGTATAGGTTTTTAAATAGGATGTGGGATCAGGATTAGTATTTCCGGTACTAAATAATTGTAAATCTGCTGCAAATCGTTCTGTGGTATCAGGATTAGCAGGATCACTGGAAAAATAAACACTGGGATCAATACTTTTGAGTTCGACTTTCATTCCTAACTGTTCTAAAGATTGTTTAATTACTTCCTGGGTTTTTTGACGTAACGGATTTACAGAGGTTTGAAAGACGATATTCATTTCTACCCCATTTTTATCTCGAATTCTATTATTATTGGTGTCTTTCCATCCTGCCTCATCTAATAGTTTGGCAGCTTTTTCTAAATTAAATTCATAACGGGTATTCGGAGATACCACTTGAGGGGGATTAACAACAAAATTAGAGGTGGGTTTTCCTAAAATTCCATAGAGTTGATTGGCAATAATCTCTCGATTAATCGCTAAACTTAAAGCTTGACGAACTTTAGGATCACTAAAGAAAGGATGGGGAAATTTTAAACTAGATCGTTCGCCGTCGGGGGTGGTTTTATTGGGATCGGTTTGATTAATTAGAATCCGTTCCATTAACGTGCCAAAATTAGAGACAATTTTACCTTTTCCCCCCGCTTCTAAGGGTTTTAAAATATTAGATTCCACCTGAAGATTATAGGCATAATCCGCATCTCCCGTTTGTAAAACTGCTCTAGCTGCGGAGGTTGCATCCCCTCCTCCTTTGAGTTCTAGCCGTTCAAATCCTAACAGTTTTGCCTCTCGAAAATTAGGATTTGCTTCATAAACCACCACATCCCCTGGCTTGAATTCTACCACTCGATAGGGCCCTGTTCCCACAGGTTTTAAATTCCCTGGTGCTTGTCGTGAATTTTCTCCATTATAAGCTTCAAAAATATGGCGAGGTAAAATCATTCCTTCCGTTCCCACAAACACCGAATACCATCCGGGTGTAACGTCTTTGAAGTTAATTTTGATCCTGTGGTCATCAATTTTTTCAATATTA encodes the following:
- a CDS encoding peptide ABC transporter substrate-binding protein — protein: MKSTQYRMRSLFDSIYLKSYRFSVFVSLISLTLTSCGSSPNSTSTNPSNSNQQPPEKTLKLLYWQAPTILNPHLSTGFKDSEASRITLEPLASFNNQLKLVPFLAAEIPTIENGGIAKDGKSVTWKLKKDVKWSDGKPFTADDVIFTFEFISNPKVGTTTSGTYKIINNIEKIDDHRIKINFKDVTPGWYSVFVGTEGMILPRHIFEAYNGENSRQAPGNLKPVGTGPYRVVEFKPGDVVVYEANPNFREAKLLGFERLELKGGGDATSAARAVLQTGDADYAYNLQVESNILKPLEAGGKGKIVSNFGTLMERILINQTDPNKTTPDGERSSLKFPHPFFSDPKVRQALSLAINREIIANQLYGILGKPTSNFVVNPPQVVSPNTRYEFNLEKAAKLLDEAGWKDTNNNRIRDKNGVEMNIVFQTSVNPLRQKTQEVIKQSLEQLGMKVELKSIDPSVYFSSDPANPDTTERFAADLQLFSTGNTNPDPTSYLKTYTCDDIPQKANNWTGDNVSRYCNPAYDALWEQATTEIDPEKQKQIWIKMNDMLVNNTIVIPLVHRAEVGGVNQNLTGVKLTPWDLTVWNIKDWKKTP
- a CDS encoding ABC transporter permease; translation: MTRYLINRILTSIPTLIAISLVVFLILALAPGNPMGEFATNPSITPEVRENIRRSLGLDQPIPIRYLKWVWAFLQGDLGYSFTSRSPVLGLILQRLPTTLWIMGLAYLLAVILAFPLGIISALKRYSILDQIVTTVSFIGFSLPTFFTGLLFIIIFSVQLKWFPFIYNSTLQVTNLQTFWQQIQQSIMPVCVLGFYQAAILMRFIRSSFLEQLNQNYVRTAYSKGLPKLNVINGHILRNALIPVVTLMALEIPGLFAGSLVTEQVFRIPGIGALLIDSIFRSDTPVIMGITMVYAILVVLFNLLADLLYGFLDPRVQY